A segment of the Symmachiella macrocystis genome:
TGTGACCTCATTGTCGTGGATGTCCAACGTGGCCTCTTTGGTTATTATCGGCGGGACATGTAGCAAAGCGTCTTCGATCGCTAATGCGACAATTCGTGTTCCGCTTGGGCGATCAGAGCATCCTCTTCTTCCGGGGCTTGGGCGACGAGGTGATGCCGACTGTAAACGAAGAAGTACACAATCCCCACGAACACGAAGATCGCCACTCCCCATACACCGGGCCGGGCCGCTTCGTCGGCGAAGGTGGCTAGCAGTGCGATCAGTGATAGCACCAACCCCACGACTGCCCCGGAAATCCCCAGCGGGCTACGATAGGGACGCGGCATGTTCGGCCGGGCGATCCGCAATTTAATAAAACTGAGCATGACCATCGCGTAGGAAATCACGGCTCCGAAGACCGCCATGCTCAGCAGCGACTTGCCGACCAAGCTGTTGTCGCCCATAAAGTCAATCATCACCGCACAGGCAAAGCCGATGAATGCCCCCAAAATGATGGCAACATAAGGCGTGTGGTTTTTGCTGGTCAGCGACATCCAGCGGGGGAAATAACCGGCGCGGGACAGGGCAAACAACACGCGCCCGTAAGCGTAGATGATGCCGTGAAAACTGGCCACCAGACCGGTGAGGGAAATCAGGATCAACAGCCACGATGCCGTGCCAGTGCCAAACACAGCTAGGAATCCATCGGCCAATGGAGCATCGGATACAGCCATCTCCGCCGCTCCGCCGCCGACACCAGTATTTAACACCAATGTGCACAGGGATAAAACGAGCAACGTCAGCATGCCCCAGATCAGTGCTTTGGGCATATCGTTGACGGCATCGTGGGCTTCTTCCGCAGCGAGGGGAAGTTGTTCGATTGCCAAATAAAACCACATTGCCGCCGGCAAAGCCGCGAAGATTCCCCACACGCCCGGCGGTAACCAAGAGTTTGCGGCGGTCTCTGCCACCGGGATGTTGTGCAGTTTGTCCCAACTAAAGGCACCGGTCGAAATGGCACTGACATAAAACAGAACTAGAACCGCCGCAGCAATGCCGGTAATCACTAAGCCGATTTTTAATGTCAGTTCCACGCCGCGAATGTTGATCGCCACAAAAACCGCGTAGAACAAAAACCACCATAAGAAGGTAACTCCTACGGGTGGTGGGCTGTCGCCGAACACGAGTTTGTTGACGTATCCGCCAATGCCCACCACGATCACCGCTGGTGTGATCACATATTCGATCGTGTCGGTCAGCCCACAAATGAATCCGCCTGTGGGGCCAAAGGCATTGCGAGTGAAGGAGAAAAATCCCCCCGCATGCGGCAGCGCCGCGGAGAGTTCGGCGATGGTAAACACCATGCAAATATACATGGCCGCCATCAGCACCGTTGCAATCGCCAACGACCAGAAACCGTATTTGAGACCGAAATTCCAACCAAAGTAATCCCCGGAAATCACCGCCCCGACACCCAAAGCCCACAACAAAATCCACCCCGCCGATTTGCGCAGCTTGCGGTTTTGCAGATACTCGTCGCCGACCTGATCGTAACTGACAACGCCCGGTTTCTTGGTGTCCATGCAACTTCCTTCGTGTTTTGTATTGTTGACTTATTGTGGCAAGTCGTCGCAAACGCGTCCAGCAACGCAGGTATGAGGCTTGAGGGGACAGGCGTGAGAGGTCGGGAGCGGAACTTCTTTCTGGCCACCGGCCACTCTCTACCAACTACTCATCTCCACTCCACTGCCCAGCAATAAACAGCACCGCGACCGGTGTGATCTGCATAAGAAAGCG
Coding sequences within it:
- the eat gene encoding ethanolamine permease, whose amino-acid sequence is MDTKKPGVVSYDQVGDEYLQNRKLRKSAGWILLWALGVGAVISGDYFGWNFGLKYGFWSLAIATVLMAAMYICMVFTIAELSAALPHAGGFFSFTRNAFGPTGGFICGLTDTIEYVITPAVIVVGIGGYVNKLVFGDSPPPVGVTFLWWFLFYAVFVAINIRGVELTLKIGLVITGIAAAVLVLFYVSAISTGAFSWDKLHNIPVAETAANSWLPPGVWGIFAALPAAMWFYLAIEQLPLAAEEAHDAVNDMPKALIWGMLTLLVLSLCTLVLNTGVGGGAAEMAVSDAPLADGFLAVFGTGTASWLLILISLTGLVASFHGIIYAYGRVLFALSRAGYFPRWMSLTSKNHTPYVAIILGAFIGFACAVMIDFMGDNSLVGKSLLSMAVFGAVISYAMVMLSFIKLRIARPNMPRPYRSPLGISGAVVGLVLSLIALLATFADEAARPGVWGVAIFVFVGIVYFFVYSRHHLVAQAPEEEDALIAQAEHELSH